One stretch of Brassica napus cultivar Da-Ae unplaced genomic scaffold, Da-Ae ScsIHWf_1736;HRSCAF=2366, whole genome shotgun sequence DNA includes these proteins:
- the LOC125598554 gene encoding uncharacterized protein LOC125598554, whose translation MEMSELAVEHFKEILGPSNYLRPAIWSPHSWFADLIQFRCSLQQSQLMLSVPSADAIRAMFFKLNPNKAPGPDGLTSGFYKASWETIGRELVAATQLFFHSGFLPTTTNATILSLIPKFPGATKVSDYRPIACLNTVYKVISRMLVARLKPILQDLILPCQTAFVKDRLLVENTVLAGELVHGYHKNKGIPRITIKVDIAKAFDTLSWEFLFTCLETLHLPPHFITLLRACVCKTSFMVGYNGTVNGYFKGKRGLRQGDPLSPYLFVIAMNCLSFMLNSAAAQEKIKYHVNCKKMKLTHLSFADDLLIFIDGSIESVQQVLHVLKEFEQRFGLAISMQKSSFFASGLPDQVIDTIQASTGMICGELPIRYLGVPLNSRKSGSIWVAWFIEVILKGSIHNYWTTKPKASFSWLANKLLKLKDVVFPLIKLRLENGMSARFWFDNWSPFGSIATYLNLTGSRLGIPLSATVASLYRNGNWCLPPARSEQQTQLQIHLTTVNLTSDKDYFEWEIDSRVTTTFSTGDVYTYLRGTVNEVDWATVVWNSYGIPRHNFHTWLMILDRCPTRDRLLRWGISVSHLYLLCNNASESRDHIYFDCNFSFDLWAISARRCGLTPNRSWSDTITQLKSLPMDRSSRPHRLLVLLAWQSTIYWVWNERNARLHSNTYRSIDSLFKTIDLQIRNRTQSFRVTNPRLSSQLLQSWIRLA comes from the exons ATGGAAATGAGTGAACTAGCGGTAGAGCACTTCAAAGAGATTCTAGGTCCGTCAAACTACTTGAGACCTGCTATCTGGTCCCCTCACTCCTGGTTTGCGGATCTCATTCAGTTCAGATGTTCCCTGCAACAATCCCAGCTAATGTTATCAGTACCAAGTGCTGATGCAATACGAGCAATGTTCTTCAAGCTAAACCCAAATAAAGCTCCTGGGCCTGACGGATTAACCTCTGGTTTCTACAAAGCAAGTTGGGAAACTATAGGGCGAGAGTTGGTGGCTGCAACACAACTTTTTTTCCATTCTGGGTTCCTTCCTACCACAACTAATGCCACCATTCTTTCCCTCATACCAAAGTTTCCGGGTGCTACAAAAGTTTCAGATTACAGGCCAATTGCTTGTCTAAACACAGTTTATAAGGTGATTTCAAGGATGTTGGTTGCGAGATTAAAGCCTATCCTGCAAGACCTAATTCTACCTTGCCAAACGGCGTTTGTGAAAGATCGCTTGCTAGTGGAAAATACTGTTTTAGCTGGGGAGTTAGTTCATGGCTATCATAAGAACAAAGGAATTCCGAGAATTACCATCAAAGTAGACATCGCCAAGGCTTTCGACACTCTCTCCTGGGAATTCCTCTTCACTTGTCTTGAAACTCTACACCTGCCTCCTCATTTCATCACCTTGCTCAGGGCTTGTGTCTGCAAAACAAGTTTCATGGTTGGTTACAATGGAACGGTCAACGGTTATTTTAAAGGCAAAAGAGGCCTGAGACAGGGAGACCCTCTTTCTCCCTATCTTTTTGTAATCGCCATGAACTGCCTCTCTTTTATGCTAAACTCTGCAGCTGCTCAGGAAAAAATCAAATACCATGTTAACTGTAAGAAGATGAAGCTGACGCACCTATCATTTGCTGATGATCTCCTCATTTTCATAGACGGCTCGATCGAATCTGTCCAACAGGTGCTGCATGTTCTTAAAGAGTTTGAGCAAAGGTTCGGGCTCGCAATAAGTATGCAGAAATCGAGCTTCTTTGCCTCAGGGCTCCCTGACCAAGTCATTGACACAATCCAAGCTTCTACTGGTATGATCTGCGGAGAGCTCCCGATTCGCTACCTAGGGGTGCCTTTGAATTCCAGAAA GTCTGGCTCGATCTGGGTTGCATGGTTTATAGAGGTAATCCTTAAAGGCTCAATACACAACTATTGGACAACCAAACCGAAGGCTTCCTTCTCCTGGCTCGCAAACAAGTTGCTCAAGCTCAAAGATGTAGTCTTCCCGCTCATCAAGCTTCGACTAGAGAATGGTATGTCGGCACGGTTCTGGTTTGATAATTGGTCGCCTTTTGGAAGCATTGCTACCTATCTCAACTTGACTGGCTCAAGACTTGGTATCCCACTATCTGCAACGGTAGCTTCTCTCTATAGGAACGGTAACTGGTGTCTCCCACCTGCAAGATCAGAGCAACAAACCCAACTTCAGATTCACTTGACGACTGTCAATTTAACTTCAGATAAAGACTACTTCGAATGGGAAATTGATAGTAGGGTCACCACCACCTTCTCAACTGGTGATGTCTATACCTATCTTAGAGGAACAGTGAATGAGGTTGACTGGGCTACTGTGGTTTGGAACTCTTATGGGATCCCTCGTCACAACTTCCACACATGGCTAATGATTTTGGATAGGTGCCCGACGAGAGACCGCTTGCTTCGTTGGGGAATCTCAGTTTCACATCTCTACTTGCTGTGTAACAATGCTTCTGAGAGCCGTGATCACATCTATTTCGACTGTAACTTCTCCTTCGACTTATGGGCAATAAGCGCGAGGAGATGTGGGCTCACTCCAAACCGTTCCTGGTCAGACACCATCACGCAACTGAAAAGCCTCCCAATGGACCGTTCATCGAGACCTCATAGACTTCTTGTCCTCCTAGCTTGGCAATCTACGATTTATTGGGTCTGGAATGAGAGAAACGCACGATTGCACTCTAACACCTATCGCTCCATCGACTCTCTCTTCAAAACTATTGATCTTCAGATTAGAAACAGAACTCAGAGTTTCCGGGTGACTAACCCAAGACTGTCTTCCCAACTACTACAGTCCTGGATCCGACTTGCATGA